Within the Cryptococcus neoformans var. neoformans B-3501A chromosome 1, whole genome shotgun sequence genome, the region CAGAGAATATTCTGTGATTGGCCCTGCTGATGACGACCTTTTAAAACGCCGAGCAAGCACCGGCGTTTTGCAATAGTAAGCTTTCTGGGACTCAGCAAAGCTCTCCATGGTTCGAATAGATGCGGTGACAGCTGACTTGACTAGAAAGATTGGAGGTAAGAAGCGGCTCTGGGTGTTgatgaaggggaggagatgtACAGTCAGATTATTTCCATGAGCGACGGACGATGCGACGAGAcgcagaagaagcaaacGAGCTTTAGTTATCGTCTGTATGATTGTTGACTGACGAGGCAGGGTCCAGGGTTGCCCCACGTGTTAGCCGCATGCATGGGCTCTTGCAAGTTTGCTTCGCAAGTTTCTTTGAAAGTTGTCCGGCAGATTTCCAAGTTGCAGCTCAAACTTGCAGAACGAACCTTGGCAAATGCGGCGTGGCCGGCAACTTGAAACATGTCAATTTTTTGACAGGTTTGCGGAAACTCCCATACAAAATTTGCTTCCGTTGAACATGTTTGACCGACCGGAAGCAAATTTGTATGGGAATTTCCGCAAACTTGACAAAAATTGACATGTTTGAAAGTTGCCGGACAGGCCTGTCCgttgtcccgatctcagTCGGTTACACAGACGCAttccagttcttcttccttcccctaCCGGCCTGCCGCACAGGCTCCGACCGGTAGCTGCATAGCCGGGACAAGCGTCACTTCGTCCCTTCACGCTCTAAAATCATGACCTTACACGATTTGATAACTGGACCACCACGAAGTTCGTTTCCTGCGTTGCAATCATTATCCTCCTTGATATAAGGCCCTGATCCTatatttcttttttataACTACAAACTAGACTGTTACAGCACCCAGTTGAAATATATACCCAGAGAACAACATCATGAGAATCACAGCTAAACGTCTTGCGTCGCATATCCCTCGTCAAGAATCATATATTGTTGCATCAAAGCGAACGCCTTTCGGAGCCTATGGAGGAAAGTGAGTGCACTTTCTGGTATTATTGCGGAAAGCATACTAACTGGTGCTTTGTGTGCAGATTGAGAGAGTTCAAAGCCTCCGAACTGGGAGGAATAGCTGGTAAGGCGGCGTTGGCAGAGTTGCCTCAAGGAATCAAAATTGACCAAGTCTTCTTCGGGTGAGCTGAGCAAATTCAGGCTTTCCAGATTTTAAATCAGATAATCTCTGACACCATGGTTAGCAACGTGACCCAAACCGACAACTCGACACCGTATCTTGCTCGCCATGTCGGTCATCTTTCGGGATTAGATTCCACCGTCCCTGCTTTGACTGTTAATAGGTGGGACGGTTTGGTACGGATTTCGTTCACTAGTGCTGACATTGATCTCAGACTCTGTGGATCTGGCTTTCAGACAGCTATCATCGGAGCCCAGCACATCGCCCTAGGAGAAGCTGAAGTCTGCCTTACTGGCGGTGTAGAAGCTATGAGTATGAGTCCTTATACTCTTTCTGGACTTACAAGGTGAGCTTTTGCAACAAGGGAGATAGAGTTGTCTCTAACATATAAACCAGGTACGGCTCAAAGTATGGCGTTGatctgaagatggaggattCTTTGGCAGCTGCTTTGGTAGACCAGAATCCTGGTGGGCCCAAGACACCCATGGGCAGTGAGTGATACAGCTTCCATGGTGATCCGTGTAATCTCTGTTATAGTGCTAAGTATTTTGTAGTCACGGCAGAAAACTTGGCCAAGAAGTACAATATCACGCGTGATGAATGCGATGGTAAGTTCTGCCCTCATTTTAAATGTGCTCTGACTAATTTTGCATCGCGTAATGTAGCCTTCGCACTCATGTCTCAACAGCGCTATGCCGACGGTCTCGCCGCCGGCGCATTCGCTTCCGAGCTCATTCCCGTCACCCTCAAACCTATCAAAGGCGTCCCCCAAACCCTTGAAGCTGACGAACACCCCCGTCCCCAATCTACTCTCGCTTCTTTACAAAAACTTCCCTCAGTATTCATCAAAGGCACTGGTGTCGTAACTGCTGGAAATGCTTCTGGGATCTGTGATGGTGCTGCAGCGAATATATTGATGAGTGAGGAGGCAGTAAACAAATATGGGGTGAAGCCGCTTGCTAGGGTTGCTAGTTATGCTTGGAGCGCTTGTGAGCCCGAAATCATGGGGATCGGACCTGTGGTTGCTGTGAAGGAGGctctgaagaaggtggGAAAGAGTGTAGGAGAAATGGATATTATTGAACTCAACGAAGTAAGTTCCGTCACCCTGGTGTTGTTGGGTTTAAGTTAACCTTCATACCCAGGCATTTGCTGCCCAGTGGCTTGCTGTTCAAAAGGAGCTTCAACTTCCTTCGGAGAAGACCAACATGTTTGGTGGCGCCATCGCCGTTGGGCACCCTCTTGCCGCGAGTGGGGCAAGGTAAGTATATTTTCTTGGATCTGTACATGTGATTTCATTTGACTGACATCGATATGATAGGATTCTGGCCAACCTCACGCATAACCTTCACCGACTGGACAAGCAATGGGCACTTGGAACAGCTTGTATCGGTGGTGGACAAGGGATTGCTGTAGTCCTTGAAAGATGTTGAGACGGAATGTAGCTGTAGGACCAAATGCGTAGATGTAAGAAGAGTAAACATACTGTTGTTTTATGCAAATACTATCGTGGCATCAACCACATGATTACTTTTAATCGCTTTCAGAGCATGTGTAGGGTCACTTGTCGCATGGCTGAAATATTCGATTAAAGAACGGTTCGGCATATGAGCCCC harbors:
- a CDS encoding hypothetical protein (Match to ESTs gb|CF187107.1|CF187107, gb|CF187106.1|CF187106; HMMPfam hit to Thiolase_C, Thiolase, C-terminal domain, score: 203.4, E(): 4.2e-58; HMMPfam hit to Thiolase_N, Thiolase, N-terminal domain, score: 327.6, E(): 1.7e-95), which codes for MRITAKRLASHIPRQESYIVASKRTPFGAYGGKLREFKASELGGIAGKAALAELPQGIKIDQVFFGNVTQTDNSTPYLARHVGHLSGLDSTVPALTVNRLCGSGFQTAIIGAQHIALGEAEVCLTGGVEAMSMSPYTLSGLTRYGSKYGVDLKMEDSLAAALVDQNPGGPKTPMGITAENLAKKYNITRDECDAFALMSQQRYADGLAAGAFASELIPVTLKPIKGVPQTLEADEHPRPQSTLASLQKLPSVFIKGTGVVTAGNASGICDGAAANILMSEEAVNKYGVKPLARVASYAWSACEPEIMGIGPVVAVKEALKKVGKSVGEMDIIELNEAFAAQWLAVQKELQLPSEKTNMFGGAIAVGHPLAASGARILANLTHNLHRLDKQWALGTACIGGGQGIAVVLERC